The following are from one region of the Fusarium verticillioides 7600 chromosome 1, whole genome shotgun sequence genome:
- a CDS encoding serine/threonine protein kinase, whose amino-acid sequence MDRVSIMGVNGKDQVVSYIPFSILQKYWTEDRISQILNSSVIPITENVQLIAERYLRIFSTFVYGGFCDKLSWVFRNHTTNMDDDRLPFDESIFENTSDWTTSFLKHQWMFCPVEFTDESCHQLALDLRVILPVAYGEYIKEHRTGPDRPILRKVNFDSGCDSYHIMGERAIFKVYEGHSGEVRYNAETDAYLKLRKLSTDFITKCLASFYFPEAHRFIIVLEYAEGGSLTEYLESNLPPTTTEDLLLLWKPMLSLSGALEVLNAIYQQNSRSPTFVGLHQEIHPGNILVFPRGKGTSRFDVQFKFKGFGMAPNAAMSASDMKLRLGSRQNRIYVSPEVFNFVVNGHSDAAISRLTDIWSLGALFSDFLVWTMTGLRGQEKYRLQRRAEISETQQFCSPGYDCCFHDGEKRLKAIDEAHNNALECWRNGDFIPPAISDVILDCMLVEPRDRLDAIQVKQYAANKLKHYQPSLDGILPLLDSPDIDQRHPSILSHQHIAMRDDQPLSEGTHTVRTPMSTVDHFHRHISENLREGLNGNGEKVFYVIPSALDSYWTERRVDIILNSQQPPVASSPDMIISDFPRVFSILTHIGRPQEISWLCNDMKGLDDHRIPFDEGCFPPTCQWANEFLREQWMFIPLFFPQNKILSRAVHPKTILPVTYQKQLTQKRGGRNTATLWEVQVHSGESLTASEDQPVVFKVYEGTGAEDLYNAETDVYLKLRTKNNKYITKHLASFSFQGERKYVIVLEYAAGGSLKDFFKNTPIPARPNEFRLLWSRLLKLLDALHVLHDLYRPDGAPVWFLAGVHQDIQPANILVFPEKDKDSRFDVKFKLTDFGLAEIGRISTSGGKLATENRGNRMYISPESFANFSVQDTVRTDLPPTADIWALGAVFSDVLVWSISGEPAREQYRLRRRAEISSQRHLKERDHDACFHDGMERLAAVEESHKLALQNKRGNDNISPYMSEIILDYMLTDEHERLPAMNIRMRAEKKIKNMTEVSLDNGQTVVNIRPMQACHTSPNRRRTVPNPSLPSLPQAGHDRLPVHQEVNQFCASPRTSLDYATVGPSSPTLSVTQLMSPPINNAQLQVQTPKSPLAVTKVTVNEVYRIIEKSSHSSFTSSIGMRSDKAKEIMKLPGMEEARIKIAVARGRDQIMLIDNFRSMEQYKSDVIKTARVISYVAKAVDEDGMELYAASEVAKKPRICKTSSQIEKAIAKMPTVDGTCNMRGCLDTILDRVLVGRKVKPTSIYIYTDGVWEPGADPVKFSIKRAIDYLIKCGQPSSTLMFQFVQFGSDTEGTGRLKYLDNKCVREVETESYDIVDTKHCDDHVPNIVIGSFSRYADEVGSSEEGQLKNNADRLFG is encoded by the exons ATGGACCGGGTTTCGATTATGGGGGTCAATGGCAAAGATCAAGTTGTTTCATATATTCCCTTTTCGATTCTACAGAAGTATTGGACAGAGGATCGTATCAGCCAGATTCTGAACTCTTCTGTCATTCCCATTACTGAAAATGTTCAATTGATTGCCGAAAGGTACCTCAGGATATTCTCCACTTTCGTCTACGGTGGCTTCTGCGACAAACTTTCATGGGTTTTCCGTAACCATACAACGAATATGGACGACGACCGCCTTCCATTTGATGAGAGCATCTTCGAGAACACGAGTGACTGGACTACCTCGTTTCTGAAGCACCAGTGGATGTTCTGTCCTGTCGAATTTACCGATGAATCCTGCCATCAGCTGGCACTAGACTTGAGAGTTATCTTACCTGTGGCTTATGGCGAGTATATCAAAGAACATCGCACAGGGCCCGATAGACCAATATTGCGCAAGGTTAACTTCGACTCTGGCTGTGATTCATATCACATAATG GGCGAACGTGCAATTTTCAAAGTCTACGAAGGTCATAGTGGAGAGGTGCGGTACAACGCCGAGACAGATGCCTATCTGAAGCTCCGAAAGCTTTCAACAGATTTCATCACAAAGTGTCTCGCCAGTTTCTACTTCCCCGAGGCACACAGATTTATCATCGTTCTGGAATACGCAGAAGGGGGTTCCCTCACAGAATACCTTGAGTCAAATTTACCCCCCACCACTACCGAAGACCTTTTGCTGTTATGGAAGCCTATGCTCAGTCTTAGTGGGGCCTTAGAGGTATTAAACGCCATCTACCAACAGAATTCAAGGTCTCCAACCTTTGTGGG GTTACATCAAGAGATACACCCAGGAAACATCTTAGTCTTCCCTAGGGGCAAAGGAACATCCCGGTTTGACGTTCAGTTTAAGTTCAAAGGCTTTGGAATGGCCCCTAATGCAGCCATGTCAGCCTCAGATATGAAGCTTAGGCTCGGAAGCAGACAGAACAGGATCTATG TCTCTCCTGAGGTGTTCAATTTCGTGGTCAATGGTCATAGCGATGCAGCAATATCCCGCTTGACCGATATTTGGTCATTGGGGGCTTTGTTTAGTGACTTTCTAGTATGGACGATGACTGGCTTACGGGGCCAAGAGAAATACCGCCTTCAACGAAGGGCAGAGATCTCGGAAACTCAACAATTCTGCAGCCCGGGTTATGATTGTTGTTTTCACGATGGCGAAAAAAGGCTTAAAGCTATTGACGAGGCTCATAATAATGCCTTAGAGTGTTGGAGGAATGGCGACTTCATACCACCGGCTATCAGCGATGTTATTCTCGACTGCATGCTTGTTGAGCCTCGAGATCGACTAGATGCCATACAGGTCAAGCAGTACGCCGCGAACAAACTCAAACACTACCAGCCGTCATTAGATGGTATTTTGCCACTACTGGATAGTCCTGATATAGATCAACGTCATCCCTCGATTCTTTCACACCAGCATATAGCTATGCGAGATGACCAGCCATTATCAGAAGGCACACACACAGTCAGAACCCCTATGAGCACCGTGGATCACTTCCACCGACACATTTCAGAGAACCTACGCGAGGGTCTCAATGGCAATGGTGAGAAGGTCTTCTACGTTATACCCTCGGCATTGGACAGCTACTGGACAGAACGACGTGTCGATATTATCTTGAactctcaacagcctccagTGGCATCAAGTCCAGATATGATCATCAGCGACTTCCCTCGTGTATTCTCTATCCTGACTCACATTGGCCGGCCACAAGAGATTTCGTGGTTGTGTAATGATATGAAAGGCCTAGATGATCACCGGATACCTTTCGACGAAGGTTGCTTCCCACCGACTTGCCAGTGGGCGAATGAATTCCTACGTGAGCAGTGGATGTTCATACCTCTGTTTTTCCCTCAAAACAAAATACTCAGTCGGGCTGTGCATCCCAAAACCATTTTACCTGTTACATATCAGAAGCAACTCACACAGAAGCGTGGCGGTCGGAATACAGCCACCTTATGGGAGGTACAAGTACATTCTGGAGAGAGTCTAACAGCATCAGAAGATCAGCCTGTTGTCTTCAAGGTGTACGAGGGTACTGGGGCAGAGGACCTCTACAATGCCGAGACGGATGTTTATCTTAAACTCCGCACTAAGAACAACAAGTATATCACCAAGCACCTTGCTTCCTTCTCATTCCAGGGAGAGAGAAAGTACGTCATAGTCCTCGAATATGCAGCTGGAGGATCCCTcaaggacttcttcaagaacacGCCTATACCTGCCCGCCCGAACGAGTTCCGATTACTGTGGAGTAGgctgctcaagcttctcgatgcCCTGCACGTTCTGCACGATCTCTACCGACCGGATGGAGCTCCAGTCTGGTTCCTTGCAGG GGTCCATCAAGACATACAGCCAGCGAATATCTTAGTTTTCCCtgaaaaagacaaagactctCGGTTTGACGTAAAGTTCAAGCTCACAGACTTTGGATTGGCTGAGATTGGCAGAATCTCGACTTCAGGTGGAAAGTTGGCAACAGAGAATAGGGGCAATAGGATGTACA TTTCTCCCGAGAGTTTCGCCAACTTCTCAGTTCAAGACACTGTCCGAACTGATCTACCACCAACGGCAGACATCTGGGCCCTGGGCGCCGTGTTCAGCGATGTCCTTGTCTGGTCGATTTCTGGTGAGCCAGCTCGCGAGCAATATCGCCTCCGAAGAAGGGCAGAGATTTCTTCCCAACGTCACTTAAAGGAACGTGATCACGATGCTTGCTTCCACGATGGGATGGAACGCCtcgctgctgttgaggagtCTCACAAGTTGGCGCTTCAAAACAAAAGAGGCAATGATAATATCTCGCCTTACATGAGCGAGATCATACTGGACTACATGCTCACCGATGAGCATGAGAGACTGCCAGCGATGAATATCAGGATGCGAGCAGAAAAGAAGATCAAAAACATGACAGAAGTCTCACTCGATAATGGGCAGACGGTTGTTAATATCCGGCCTATGCAGGCGTGCCATACATCTCCAAACAGACGACGGACTGTGCCTAACCCGTCCCTGCCAAGCCTTCCCCAGGCAGGCCATGATCGGTTGCCAGTTCACCAAGAGGTAAATCAGTTCTGTGCTTCCCCTAGGACCTCTCTCGATTACGCCACTGTGGGaccttcatcaccaacgctcTCAGTCACTCAGCTTATGTCCCCGCCAATCAACAACGCTCAACTCCAAGTGCAGACACCGAAATCTCCGTTGGCAGTCACGAAGGTTACAGTGAATGAAGTGTACCGAATAATTGAAAAGTCTTCCCACTCTTCCTTTACCAGTTCAATCGGGATGAGATCAGATAAGGCCAAGGAGATAATGAAGCTGCCTGGTATGGAAGAGGCACGTATCAAGATCGCGGTGGCGAGAGGCAGGGACCAG ATCATGCTTATAGATAACTTCAGATCGATGGAACAGTATAAGTCAGACGTGATTAAGACGGCGAGGGTCATCAGTTACGTTGCAAAGGCTGTCGACGAGGACGGCATGGAGCTCTACGCTGCCTCGGAAGTCGCCAAGAAGCCACGGATATGCAAAACTAGCTCTCAGATCGAGAAAGCAATCGCCAAAATGCCAACCGTCGATGGCACCTGTAACATGAGGGGTTGTCTGGATACAATACTCGACCGGGTGCTTGTTGGAAGAAAGGTCAAACCCACGAGCATCTATATCTACACTGATGGAGTCTGGGAGCCTGGTGCCGATCCGGTCAAGTTTTCCATCAAGCGGGCTATTGACTACCTTATTAAGTGCGGGCAACCATCTTCGACACTGATGTTTCAATTTGTTCAATTCGGTAGTGATACCGAGGGGACTGGCCGGCTGAAATATCTGGATAACAAGTGCGTGAGAGAGGTAGAGACGGAGAGCTA CGATATTGTCGACACCAAGCACTGTGACGATCATGTTCCAAATATTGTTATTGGGAGCTTCTCGAGATATGCCGACGAAGTTGGGTCTAGCGAGGAAGGTCAATTGAAGAATAATGCTGATAGATTGTTTGGTTGA
- a CDS encoding hypothetical protein (At least one base has a quality score < 10), whose product MATEMLSITAPSYTSPSGYELSTVSKPTITEDKDVLIKVHAASINPVDVKKAAGVFKMAIKEEFPYKIGYDAAGVVVEVGKGVARLKVGDEVYTRLPEVGRGAWSEFAKCPDHYVSLKPKSLSFADAASLPLAGVTALQVLGQYKGSLEGKTVFIPAGLSGTGAIACQLAKNVFHAGKVITTVSTAKIPKVSELLGEGTVDQIIDYTKEKISEAIPPKSVDFCFDTTGQAMEFLSLMVPSTGMIVSISTTPSASTLQASSVMRRPDNPRIPFAGRVFLDAADAIRRLRAWRWGVTYMYHFLDPNQEDLDKLTGYVESGKVKPIVGAKVDMRDIKAVREACDQSYNGKGGLGKTVFEVIKD is encoded by the exons ATGGCAACAGAGATGCTATCCATCACGGCGCCCAGCTATACTAGCCCGAGCGGCTATGAACTTTCGACAGTATCGAAGCCAACTATCACTGAGGATAAAGATGTactcatcaaagtccatgCAGCGAGCATCAATCCagtcgatgtcaagaaggctgctggtgTCTTCAAAATGGCGATAAAGGAAGA ATTCCCATATAAGATTGGATATGACGCGGCTGGCGTCGTCGTGGAAGTCGGAAAAGGTGTGGCAAGACTGaaagttggcgatgaagtcTATACAAGGTTGCCAGAAGTCGGGAGAG GTGCCTGGAGTGAATTTGCAAAGTGCCCAGATCACTATGTATCTTTGAAACCTAAGAGTCTCTCCTTTGCCGACGCTGCATCATTGCCACTGGCTGGAGTCACAGCCTTGCAGGTTCTCGGGCAGTACAAGGGCTCACTAGAGGGCAAGACAGTGTTTATCCCTGCGGGCT TGAGTGGAACAGGAGCCATCGCCTGTCAGTTGGCCAAGAACGTATTCCATGCCGGAAAGGTTATCACTACAGTCTCGACCGCAAAAATCCCAAAAGTatcagagcttcttggcgagggCACAGTGGATCAGA TCATCGATTacaccaaggagaagatctcAGAAGCCATTCCCCCAAAGTCCGTTGACTTTTGCTTCGACACTACCGGGCAAGCCATGGAATTCCTCTCCCTTATGGTCCCCTCAACCGGCATGATCGtctcaatatcaacaactccaTCTGCCTCAACTCTTCAGGCATCAAGCGTAATGCGGCGTCCAGATAACCCTCGGATCCCATTCGCCGGACGAGTATTTCTTGATGCAGCGGACGCGATACGCAGACTCCGGGCTTGGCGATGGGGCGTCACATATATGTATCACTTCTTGGATCCAAACCAAGAGGATCTGGATAAGCTTACAGGCTATGTGGAGAGTGGAAAGGTGAAGCCAATTGTTGGTGCCAAGGTCGACAtgagagatatcaaggcAGTCCGCGAAGCTTGCGATCAGTCATACAACGGAAAAGGCGGGTTGGGAAAGACTGTCTTTGAAGTGATCAAGGATTAA
- a CDS encoding branched-chain amino acid aminotransferase (At least one base has a quality score < 10) has translation MTNTNQGSHGGSTHSSVPNVKNASIKVGIRDGVTGEFTLVPRAEAVVSVFDSNFLIGDGIWEGIRANKSRVQFAKEHINRLFQSAKAMYMDLGLSKGDLLDLIHETLDANDMGDDEHVHIRLVVSRGLKATPYQNPKVNIGLPLIVIIPESKAVDPDSKSRGLRLATTWVRRGPPDVKDEQWNHISKATDVQACIHANVMNVDEALMLDLRGFVKTCNSVNFFIVRGDEVWAPTKDNQMQGITRQKTIDVCRANGITVRELDFTLTEAYGADEAFCTGTFPSQIHVTEIDGRVIGDGKRGPVTERIQQLYSELVRKDVERFERGDQGGSG, from the exons ATGACAAACACCAACCAGGGAAGCCATGGAGGTTCGACGCATAGCTCCGTGCCAAATGTGAAGAATGCTTCCATCAAG GTTGGAATTCGTGATGGTGTTACTGGCGAGTTCACTTTGGTACCCCGAGCAGAGGCTGTAGTTTCAGTATTTGACTCAAATTTTCtcattggtgatggcatTTGG GAAGGTATCCGTGCAAACAAGAGCCGGGTTCAGTTTGCCAAAGAACACATAAACCGCCTATTCCAGTCAGCAAAAGCCATGTACATGGACCTCGGCCTGTCCAAAGgagatcttctcgacctcatccACGAAACGCTTGATGCGAATGACATGGGTGACGATGAACATGTTCACATCCGCCTTGTCGTTAGTCGTGGTCTGAAGGCTACACCCTACCAAAACCCCAAAGTTAACATCGGCCTTCCTCTTATCGTCATCATTCCCGAGtccaaggctgttgatcCCGACTCCAAGTCAAGAGGCTTGAGACTTGCGACAACATGGGTCCGCCGTGGCCCGCCTGACGTTAAGGACGAGCAGTGGAATCATATCTCAAAAGCAACGGATGTTCAAGCTTGCATTCACGCTAATGTGATGAACGTTGACGAAGCACTGATGCTTGACCTACGGGGTTTCGTCAAGACATGCAACTCAGTCAACTTCTTTATCGTTAGGGGTGATGAAGTCTGGGCGCCTACCAAGGATAACCAGATGCAAGGGATTACCCGCCAAAAGACCATTGATGTTTGCCGAGCGAATGGCATCACTGTTCGAGAGCTCGACTTTACTCTCACCGAGGCATATGGCGCAGATGAGGCTTTCTGTACAGGGACTTTCCCCTCACAGATCCATGTCACCGAGATTGATGGCCGAGTGATCGGTGATGGCAAGAGAGGTCCCGTCACAGAAAGGATACAGCAACTGTACTCGGAGCTTGTGAGGAAAGACGTGGAGAGGTTCGAGAGAGGAGATCAAGGCGGAAGTGGGTAG